The following proteins are encoded in a genomic region of Pyrus communis chromosome 11, drPyrComm1.1, whole genome shotgun sequence:
- the LOC137709011 gene encoding uncharacterized protein, whose amino-acid sequence KSSLLHHIPKFHGLSMEDPNKHLKEFEVVCSSMTPVNVDGSILKMKAFPFSLMDKAKDWLYELAPGTVTSWESMKRAFLEKFFPTSRVILLRKKISGIQQNHGETFPAYYERFKGLVASCPQHQMKEELLLQYFYEGLLPIERQMVDASAGGALVDKTPRDAKILIANRALNAQQYEGVGQREAPRQQSVNEVSVISEIQSQLANLTSLVSQVVIGPKAQEHQVCGVCSIQGHPSDKCPQLIENGGWESANAIGFQGQNQNNPYSNTYNAGWRDHPNFKNLPNVPFPRRFMQEKKEESEKDILETFRKVQVNIPLLDAIKQVPKYAKFLKDLCNTKRRRANKEVVKVSENVSAVLQRKLPTKCKDPGSFTIPCVIGHNRFEHAMLDLGASINVMPYSIYASMNLGELKQDGVIIQLADRSNAYPKGVLEDVLVQVNHLIFPADFYVLDMEDSAHSTSLPILLGRPFMKTARTKIDVYKGTLTMEFDGEVIDFNISETMRYPVDDHSCFSIDVIDS is encoded by the exons aaatccagtttgttacaccatattccgaagttccatggcttgtctatggaagaccccaacaaacacttgaaggagttcgaggtggtttgttcgagcatgacccccgtcaatgtggatgggagtatattgaagatgaaggcctttccattttcacttatggacaaggccaaagattggctctacgaactagccccgggaactgtgacttcgtgggagagtatgaagcgtgctttcttggagaaattcttccctacttcgagagtgattctcctacggaagaaaattagtggtattcaacagaatcatggtgagacattcccggcttattatgagcgcttcaagggccttgtagcttcatgtcctcaacatcaaatgaaggaggaacttctccttcaatatttctatgagggcctccttcctatcgaacgtcaaatggttgatgcatcagcgggaggagcattggtggacaaaacaccaagggatgccaagattctcatagccaaccgagcgctcaacgctcaacaatatgaaggagtgggccaaagggaagccccacggcaacaaagtgtaaatgaggtgagtgttatttctgaaattcaatcacaacttgctaatcttacttctcttgtttctcaggttgtgattggtccaaaagcacaagaacaccaagtttgtggcgtgtgctcaattcaagggcatccatccgacaagtgccctcaactaatcgagaatggtgggtgggaatctgccaatgcaattggtttccaaggacaaaatcaaaacaacccatactcgaacacttacaatgccggatggagggaccatccaaacttcaaa aatctgcccaatgtaccttttcctcgcaggttcatgcaagaaaaaaaggaagaaagcgagaaggacattcttgaaacgttccggaaggtgcaagtgaacataccgcttctcgatgcaatcaaacaggttccaaagtatgctaaattcctcaaggacctatgcaatacaaagagaagaagggcaaacaaagaggtagtgaaggtaagcgagaatgtgtccgctgttttgcaacgtaaactgcctaccaagtgcaaagaccccggtagtttcacgattccttgtgtaattggacataatcgttttgaacatgccatgcttgatttaggtgcatccataaatgtcatgccttattctatttatgcatctatgaatttgggtgaattaaaacaagatggtgtaattatacaattggctgatcgttctaacgcgtatccaaaaggagttttggaggatgtgcttgtgcaggtgaaccatttaatttttccggctgatttctacgtcctagacatggaggattcagcccattctacatctttgccgattctccttggtaggccattcatgaagacggcccgaacgaagattgatgtatacaaaggcaccttgacaatggaattcgatggggaagtgattgattttaatatttctgaaactatgagatatcccgttgatgaccattcttgtttttccattgatgttatcgattct